A single genomic interval of Picosynechococcus sp. PCC 7003 harbors:
- the argS gene encoding arginine--tRNA ligase: MKSILFQLKAAVSKALIKAFGEDLKDTDPLVVPASNPKFGDYQSNVALSLTKTLKKNPREIAQSIIEALDVADICEPPTIAGPGFVNFSLKPSYLATLLKEVQQSDRLAIDPADNPQKVIVDFSSPNIAKEMHVGHLRSTIIGDSIARILEFRGQDVLRLNHVGDWGTQFGMLITYLKEAYPDALTKADALDIGDLVAFYKKAKVRFDEDEAFKEASRNQVVKLQSGDPESQQAWQLLCDQSRREFQKIYDILDIKLTERGESFYNPYLADVLTALDEVGLLEEDAGAQCVFLEGFKNKDGDRLPLIVQKSDGGFNYATTDLAAIRYRIKEDQAKRIIYVTDSGQAGHFAQVFQVAERAGFFPDDVEVVHVPFGLVQGEDGKKLKTRAGDTIKLKDLLDEAVNRSRADLEKRLAEDERQETPEFIEKVSQVVGIGAVKYADLSQNRTSNYIFSFDKMLALQGNTAPYMLYAYVRVQGVSRQGGIDLSTLPTDTPIILEEAAELTLAKHLLQLSEVLVSVEQDLMPNRLCEYLYDLSRKFNQFYEACPILKAEGDRRISRLILADTTARTLKLGLSLLGIEVLDRM; encoded by the coding sequence ATGAAATCTATTCTATTTCAGTTAAAAGCGGCTGTTTCCAAAGCTCTAATCAAGGCATTTGGCGAAGATCTAAAGGATACTGATCCCCTTGTTGTCCCTGCCAGCAATCCGAAATTTGGTGATTATCAGTCTAATGTCGCCCTATCGCTAACGAAAACCCTTAAGAAAAATCCTAGGGAAATTGCCCAAAGTATTATCGAAGCTTTAGACGTTGCTGATATTTGCGAACCGCCGACTATTGCCGGGCCTGGTTTTGTGAACTTCAGCCTCAAACCGAGCTATTTAGCCACGCTTTTAAAGGAAGTCCAACAAAGCGATCGCCTTGCCATTGACCCAGCAGACAATCCCCAGAAAGTCATTGTTGATTTTTCTAGTCCGAATATTGCCAAGGAAATGCACGTGGGCCACCTCCGCTCAACGATTATTGGCGATTCGATTGCACGGATTTTAGAGTTTCGGGGCCAGGATGTTCTGCGCCTAAACCATGTAGGGGATTGGGGTACCCAATTCGGGATGTTAATTACCTATTTAAAGGAAGCCTATCCCGATGCTTTAACGAAAGCAGATGCCCTCGACATTGGTGATTTGGTGGCGTTCTATAAAAAAGCAAAGGTGCGTTTTGATGAAGATGAAGCCTTTAAAGAAGCTTCTCGCAATCAAGTTGTAAAATTGCAATCGGGCGACCCTGAAAGTCAGCAAGCTTGGCAACTATTGTGTGATCAATCCCGCCGAGAATTCCAAAAAATTTACGACATTCTAGATATCAAATTAACGGAACGGGGCGAATCTTTTTACAATCCCTACCTGGCGGATGTCCTAACGGCATTGGATGAAGTGGGCTTGCTCGAAGAAGATGCCGGGGCGCAATGTGTTTTCCTCGAAGGCTTTAAAAATAAAGATGGCGATCGCCTGCCATTGATCGTCCAAAAATCCGACGGTGGGTTTAACTATGCCACCACCGATTTAGCGGCAATTCGTTATCGCATCAAAGAAGATCAAGCCAAACGAATCATTTACGTGACAGATTCTGGTCAAGCCGGACATTTCGCCCAAGTATTTCAAGTGGCCGAGCGCGCCGGATTTTTCCCCGATGATGTGGAAGTCGTCCATGTGCCCTTCGGTTTAGTGCAGGGGGAAGATGGCAAGAAGCTCAAAACCCGCGCCGGCGATACAATTAAGCTCAAGGATCTCCTCGATGAAGCTGTTAACCGCTCCCGTGCCGATTTGGAAAAACGTCTTGCCGAAGATGAGCGCCAGGAAACACCAGAATTCATCGAAAAAGTTTCTCAGGTAGTGGGCATTGGAGCCGTAAAATACGCCGATCTCAGTCAAAATCGAACCAGTAATTACATCTTTAGCTTCGATAAAATGTTGGCGCTCCAGGGTAATACCGCTCCCTATATGCTCTATGCCTATGTGCGTGTCCAGGGAGTCAGCCGTCAAGGCGGCATTGACCTCAGTACCCTACCCACCGATACCCCCATCATCCTCGAAGAAGCGGCCGAACTAACCCTAGCCAAACACTTATTACAACTAAGTGAAGTCCTCGTGAGCGTTGAGCAAGATCTGATGCCCAATCGCCTCTGTGAATATCTCTATGACCTCAGCCGCAAATTCAACCAATTTTATGAGGCTTGCCCGATCCTCAAAGCCGAAGGCGATCGCCGCATTTCCCGGTTAATCCTCGCCGACACCACAGCCCGCACCCTCAAGTTGGGTTTATCTCTCCTCGGCATCGAAGTCCTCGACCGGATGTAA
- a CDS encoding M48 family metallopeptidase, whose translation MPAPPAPEDRNPEASLRELLTLGGMFVCAIALLIWLLNFSVNWLIVQMPVSWEQRLGQALVKIYEPQAQPSPAQDELNALLDRLEAEIPEGAKEKRDYQLLYIPQDVVNAAALPGDTVLVYQGLLDQMDSENALMMVLGHEIGHFAHRDHLRNIGRALVIRTVISSIFGDVSWLGDAAQIVSSSRFSQAQEKQADEYGLDLLYATYGQVAGATDFFEAMSQQQGANWDFLATHPAPAKRVQHLKTLIQQRGYPIGEYTPLPEVLTQD comes from the coding sequence ATGCCTGCTCCCCCAGCCCCAGAAGATCGCAATCCTGAAGCTTCCCTGCGGGAACTCCTCACCCTTGGGGGGATGTTTGTCTGTGCGATCGCCCTCTTGATTTGGCTATTAAACTTCAGCGTCAACTGGCTCATTGTCCAGATGCCCGTGAGTTGGGAGCAACGGTTGGGGCAAGCCCTGGTTAAAATTTACGAACCCCAAGCCCAACCCTCGCCCGCCCAAGATGAATTGAATGCCTTGCTTGATCGCCTAGAGGCAGAAATTCCTGAAGGCGCTAAAGAAAAACGTGACTACCAGCTCCTCTACATCCCCCAGGATGTGGTTAACGCCGCTGCTCTGCCGGGGGATACGGTACTGGTCTATCAAGGCTTGTTAGATCAAATGGACTCAGAAAATGCCCTCATGATGGTATTGGGCCATGAAATCGGTCACTTTGCCCACCGGGATCACCTGCGTAATATTGGTCGGGCCCTCGTGATCCGTACAGTGATCTCCTCTATTTTTGGCGATGTCAGTTGGCTGGGAGATGCCGCACAAATTGTCAGCAGCTCACGCTTTTCCCAAGCCCAAGAAAAACAAGCCGATGAATATGGTTTAGATTTGCTCTACGCCACCTATGGTCAGGTCGCTGGCGCCACAGATTTCTTTGAAGCAATGAGCCAACAACAAGGAGCCAATTGGGATTTCCTGGCGACCCACCCGGCCCCGGCAAAACGAGTACAACATCTCAAAACCTTGATTCAGCAAAGGGGCTACCCCATCGGTGAATATACCCCTCTGCCAGAGGTATTAACCCAAGATTAA
- the rdgB gene encoding RdgB/HAM1 family non-canonical purine NTP pyrophosphatase, producing MPVLVVATGNPGKLQEMQAYLQDLPWELRLKPPELDIEETGTTFLENAALKASQVAKALNQWAIADDSGLAVEALNGAPGLYSARYGTTDQERIERLLTELGNNSNRRAKFICAVAIAKPDGTIAAQVQGDCPGEILTELRGDGGFGYDPIFYVPEYQQTFAEMSAALKHDVSHRGQAFALLLPRLANLLD from the coding sequence ATGCCCGTCCTCGTCGTCGCCACCGGAAACCCCGGTAAATTACAAGAAATGCAAGCCTATCTCCAGGATTTGCCCTGGGAATTGCGCCTCAAGCCCCCGGAACTCGATATTGAAGAAACAGGGACAACGTTCCTTGAAAATGCGGCTCTCAAGGCATCCCAGGTAGCCAAAGCCCTCAACCAATGGGCGATCGCCGATGATTCTGGTTTAGCCGTTGAAGCCCTCAATGGTGCCCCTGGCCTATATTCGGCGCGCTACGGCACCACCGACCAAGAACGCATTGAACGTCTGTTAACGGAACTGGGAAATAATTCCAATCGACGCGCGAAGTTTATCTGCGCTGTGGCGATCGCCAAACCAGACGGCACCATTGCCGCCCAGGTACAAGGAGACTGTCCTGGAGAAATCCTCACGGAACTGCGGGGAGACGGGGGCTTTGGCTATGACCCCATTTTTTATGTGCCAGAATATCAACAGACCTTTGCGGAAATGTCAGCGGCGCTCAAACATGACGTGAGTCATCGGGGCCAAGCCTTTGCACTGCTTTTGCCGCGTCTTGCCAATCTCCTCGATTAA
- a CDS encoding high light inducible protein, which produces MARKYQGNIVDDQGKLNTFAVEPTVYVQENPRVGFTEYAEKFNGRAAMIGFASLLLLEIFTGHGVIGIFQ; this is translated from the coding sequence ATGGCTAGAAAATACCAAGGCAACATCGTCGACGACCAAGGCAAGCTGAACACCTTTGCCGTAGAGCCCACCGTTTACGTCCAAGAAAATCCCCGCGTCGGCTTCACCGAATATGCAGAGAAATTCAATGGTCGGGCCGCGATGATCGGCTTTGCTTCTCTACTTCTCCTCGAAATTTTCACCGGCCACGGCGTCATTGGTATTTTTCAGTAA
- a CDS encoding phosphotransferase enzyme family protein, with the protein MVCSDFPVIYSTLSAIALRERVLPQYGLKTVSQCELWNRGLSDIYFVQAAQDVFVLRVSHHHWRSPTEIFFELDFLNFLKNQGLPVAAPLPTETGEWAVKIQAPEGDRYATLFPFAPGEIALGGWNETQSRHLGAVVAQIHQVSQDFICDHPRKPLDLDYLLDESLGVILPFFGDRPRDWGFMQDTAHKIRETLAQLPKEKPLWSVCWGDAHCGNVHFTEDHQLTLFDFDQCGYGWRAFEIGKFFQGALTTGLQRRVREAFIAGYESQTTFVTQEQAALQALTQLAYIWSWRISLISIQIFNNSQLDRHYLTQRLERLKALSSRDWQLF; encoded by the coding sequence ATGGTCTGCTCGGATTTCCCCGTCATTTATTCCACACTATCGGCGATCGCCCTCCGGGAGCGTGTGCTACCCCAATATGGCCTCAAGACCGTCAGCCAATGCGAGTTATGGAATCGGGGCTTGAGTGATATTTACTTTGTTCAGGCAGCGCAGGATGTGTTTGTGTTGCGGGTTTCCCATCACCATTGGCGATCGCCCACAGAAATTTTTTTCGAGCTAGATTTTCTGAATTTCCTCAAGAATCAGGGTTTACCAGTGGCGGCTCCTCTACCGACGGAAACCGGTGAATGGGCAGTGAAAATTCAAGCTCCAGAAGGCGATCGCTATGCCACCCTGTTTCCCTTTGCCCCAGGGGAAATTGCCCTAGGAGGGTGGAACGAAACCCAAAGTCGTCACCTGGGAGCAGTGGTGGCTCAGATCCATCAGGTCAGCCAAGACTTTATCTGCGACCATCCGCGCAAACCCCTAGACCTAGATTATTTGTTGGATGAATCCTTGGGCGTGATTTTGCCCTTTTTTGGCGATCGCCCCCGGGACTGGGGATTTATGCAGGATACCGCCCACAAAATCCGCGAGACCCTGGCCCAACTGCCTAAAGAAAAGCCCCTCTGGTCTGTCTGTTGGGGTGATGCCCACTGCGGCAATGTCCACTTCACCGAAGATCACCAGCTCACCCTCTTTGATTTTGACCAATGCGGCTATGGGTGGCGCGCCTTTGAAATTGGTAAATTTTTCCAGGGGGCCCTCACCACAGGTCTCCAGCGACGGGTACGGGAAGCGTTTATCGCGGGCTATGAGTCCCAAACCACCTTTGTTACCCAGGAACAAGCTGCACTCCAAGCCCTCACCCAGCTCGCCTATATTTGGTCGTGGCGCATCAGTCTCATCAGCATTCAAATTTTTAACAATAGCCAACTGGATCGTCACTACCTCACCCAGCGCCTAGAACGGCTCAAGGCCTTATCTTCACGGGATTGGCAATTATTCTAA
- a CDS encoding Ycf51 family protein codes for MENLDFALYTQWSAYATLFFAVLAIAAFLFKWGIRFRLVGTTGFMIVLTIGLFGLSLGLFSRSVVPGAVRYALVYDNGANLAVVSVKPEVTTEAVNATLRQASNDLFSYGRIGNGDNKFTVRLRVMSHPEPGVSEPLYLGQVQRAIADRENGALDIQLYPENLKKLPQSKAIS; via the coding sequence ATGGAAAATTTAGATTTTGCCCTTTATACCCAGTGGTCTGCCTATGCCACCTTGTTTTTTGCGGTCTTGGCGATCGCCGCGTTTCTTTTTAAGTGGGGCATCCGTTTCCGCTTGGTCGGCACCACCGGCTTTATGATTGTGCTCACCATTGGTTTGTTTGGCCTCAGCCTAGGACTCTTTAGCCGGAGTGTGGTGCCGGGAGCCGTGCGCTATGCCCTGGTTTACGACAATGGTGCAAACTTAGCCGTCGTCTCCGTGAAGCCTGAAGTGACCACCGAAGCGGTGAATGCGACCCTCCGCCAAGCTTCCAATGACCTCTTTTCCTACGGGCGCATTGGCAATGGGGATAATAAATTTACCGTGCGTCTCCGGGTGATGAGCCACCCCGAACCCGGCGTTTCCGAGCCCCTCTATTTGGGTCAAGTCCAACGCGCCATTGCCGACCGCGAAAATGGTGCCCTGGACATCCAGCTCTACCCAGAAAATCTCAAAAAGCTGCCCCAATCCAAGGCGATTAGTTAG
- a CDS encoding iron-containing alcohol dehydrogenase family protein: MKKPTAAPQTQTVPMQVLIAPAQVLKGNNALAQAGAAIARWGKRPFVVGGQQSLEKLAIPLQTLAEQEKLDLATGSYSPDCSEASLKELNKKFKAHKADFVIGIGGGKALDTAKLLAHQQRCPIVTVPTSAATCAAWTALSNIYSNQGAFQYDVGLDQCPNLLILDYDLVRTAPQRTLIAGIGDAIAKWYEASVSSGHSPQTLTIAAVQEARILRDLLFQKSPQAIADVHSSAWQEVVDATVLLAGVIGGLGGANCRTVAAHAVHNGLTHLPAAHGILHGEKVAYGILVQLRLEEICQKSQLAETARQQLLQFYRDIGLPKSLADLGLNTMTLAELRQVAEITCQPQSDIHRLPFTVSPDQLMAAMVSTEATRENASLEVHPAAEATKAQA; the protein is encoded by the coding sequence ATGAAAAAGCCTACTGCTGCTCCCCAAACCCAAACTGTTCCAATGCAAGTGTTGATTGCGCCGGCCCAAGTGCTCAAGGGAAATAATGCCCTGGCCCAAGCTGGCGCGGCGATCGCCCGTTGGGGGAAACGTCCCTTTGTGGTGGGGGGGCAGCAGAGCCTCGAAAAACTGGCAATCCCGCTCCAGACCCTAGCCGAACAAGAAAAACTCGATCTCGCGACCGGTAGTTATAGCCCCGACTGTTCCGAAGCGTCCCTCAAAGAACTCAATAAAAAGTTCAAAGCCCACAAGGCGGATTTTGTCATCGGCATCGGCGGCGGCAAGGCCCTAGATACGGCCAAACTGCTCGCCCATCAGCAACGTTGCCCCATTGTGACTGTGCCCACTTCGGCGGCTACCTGTGCTGCTTGGACGGCTTTGTCGAATATTTATTCTAACCAGGGGGCCTTTCAATATGATGTGGGCTTGGATCAATGCCCGAATCTTTTGATTCTGGACTATGACTTGGTACGTACTGCGCCGCAACGAACTCTGATTGCGGGGATTGGGGATGCGATCGCCAAATGGTACGAAGCTTCCGTCAGCAGCGGTCATTCCCCCCAGACCCTTACCATTGCCGCTGTCCAAGAAGCACGCATTCTCCGGGACCTCCTCTTCCAAAAATCCCCCCAGGCGATCGCCGATGTCCACAGTTCCGCCTGGCAAGAAGTGGTTGATGCGACGGTTCTTCTCGCCGGCGTGATCGGTGGCTTAGGGGGAGCCAATTGTCGTACCGTGGCTGCCCATGCAGTTCACAACGGGTTAACCCATCTGCCTGCCGCCCATGGCATCTTGCACGGTGAGAAAGTTGCCTACGGAATTTTGGTGCAGCTCCGTCTCGAAGAAATTTGCCAAAAAAGTCAGTTGGCTGAAACAGCCCGCCAACAGCTCCTACAGTTTTACCGAGACATTGGCTTACCGAAGAGCCTCGCTGATCTCGGTCTGAATACGATGACCTTGGCCGAATTACGCCAGGTGGCAGAGATTACCTGTCAGCCCCAGTCAGACATCCACCGTTTGCCCTTCACTGTTAGCCCAGACCAGTTAATGGCGGCGATGGTTTCCACAGAAGCGACCAGAGAAAACGCTTCCCTTGAAGTCCATCCTGCCGCCGAAGCAACCAAAGCACAGGCTTAG